One Vibrio taketomensis DNA window includes the following coding sequences:
- a CDS encoding flavin prenyltransferase UbiX, with protein MSKPQAKAITLAFTGASGAPYGLRLLECLLAADYQVYLLISSAARVVLATEHGLKLPSGPAAAKQALVKHLNCDPDKLVVCGKDDWFSPVASGSAAPKQMVVCPCSAGSVAAIAHGMSDNLIERAADVVMKERGQLLLVVRETPFSTLHLENMHKLSQMGVTIMPAAPGFYHQPKTIEDLIDFMVARILDHLGVEQGLVPRWGYDQRC; from the coding sequence ATGAGTAAACCACAAGCGAAAGCGATCACTTTAGCCTTCACGGGCGCATCCGGTGCGCCTTATGGGTTGCGCCTGCTTGAATGTCTGCTTGCCGCCGATTATCAAGTGTATCTGCTGATCTCTTCTGCCGCTCGAGTGGTGCTAGCGACCGAGCATGGCCTAAAACTGCCAAGCGGCCCTGCTGCGGCCAAGCAAGCATTGGTCAAACATCTAAACTGCGATCCTGATAAGCTGGTGGTGTGTGGTAAAGACGATTGGTTTTCACCAGTTGCGTCAGGTTCGGCGGCACCAAAGCAGATGGTGGTATGTCCATGTTCAGCAGGCAGTGTCGCAGCAATCGCTCATGGCATGTCTGACAACTTAATTGAGCGTGCGGCCGATGTGGTGATGAAAGAACGCGGGCAGCTCCTGCTGGTGGTGCGTGAAACGCCTTTCTCCACTTTGCATCTGGAAAACATGCACAAGTTATCGCAGATGGGCGTGACCATCATGCCTGCCGCACCCGGCTTTTATCATCAACCGAAAACCATCGAAGATTTGATTGATTTTATGGTGGCGCGCATTCTCGATCACCTTGGTGTCGAACAAGGCCTAGTGCCGCGCTGGGGTTATGATCAGCGCTGTTAA
- the mpl gene encoding UDP-N-acetylmuramate:L-alanyl-gamma-D-glutamyl-meso-diaminopimelate ligase: MHIHILGICGTFMGGVAVLARQLGHKVTGSDANVYPPMSTMLESQGIEIIEGFDPSQLNPAPDLVVIGNAMSRGNPCVEHVLNNNLRYTSGPQWLQEFLLHDRWVLAVSGTHGKTTTSSMLSWVLEECGYQPGFLVGGVLGNFGISARLGESMFFVVEADEYDSAFFDKRSKFVHYHPRTLVMNNLEFDHADIFDDLEAIKRQFHHLVRTVPGNGRILAPVNDPALADVLQRGCWSETEFTGEQADWRAEKIAKDGSEFKVLFQEQYVGTVKWDLVGDHNVDNALMTIAAARHVGVTPDLACEALGKFINTKRRLELKGEVNGITVFDDFAHHPTAIELTMGGLRNKVGDAKIIAVLEPRSATMKRGVHKETLAASLHHADQVFLYQPPGIEWSVQDVAEQCSQPASSSDDIDQLVAQIVAAAKPGDHILVMSNGGFEGIHGKLLAQLAEQRAE; this comes from the coding sequence ATGCATATTCATATCTTAGGGATCTGCGGTACTTTTATGGGCGGCGTGGCAGTGTTAGCGCGTCAATTGGGTCATAAAGTCACCGGTAGTGATGCCAACGTTTATCCGCCAATGAGCACCATGCTTGAATCTCAAGGTATTGAAATAATTGAGGGTTTCGATCCTTCACAACTCAATCCCGCGCCTGATTTAGTGGTGATTGGTAATGCGATGAGTCGTGGCAACCCATGTGTTGAGCATGTACTAAACAACAACTTGCGTTACACCTCTGGCCCGCAGTGGTTACAAGAGTTTCTGTTGCATGATCGTTGGGTATTGGCTGTCTCTGGTACTCATGGCAAAACGACCACGTCCAGTATGCTGTCTTGGGTATTGGAAGAGTGCGGATACCAACCTGGATTCTTAGTTGGTGGTGTGCTGGGTAACTTCGGTATTTCTGCTCGACTGGGCGAAAGTATGTTTTTTGTCGTCGAAGCGGATGAATATGACAGTGCTTTTTTTGATAAACGTTCGAAGTTTGTTCACTACCACCCACGCACATTAGTGATGAATAACTTAGAGTTTGATCATGCCGACATTTTTGATGATCTTGAGGCGATCAAGCGTCAATTTCACCATTTAGTGCGTACCGTTCCGGGTAATGGGCGCATTCTTGCGCCGGTCAATGATCCTGCATTAGCGGATGTTTTACAGCGTGGTTGTTGGAGTGAAACTGAGTTTACTGGTGAACAAGCCGATTGGCGTGCCGAAAAAATTGCCAAAGACGGTTCCGAGTTCAAGGTGCTATTCCAAGAACAATATGTTGGCACTGTGAAGTGGGATTTAGTTGGCGATCACAACGTAGATAATGCACTTATGACGATCGCAGCAGCGCGTCATGTTGGCGTCACGCCTGATTTAGCCTGTGAAGCTTTAGGTAAATTTATCAATACCAAACGTCGCCTTGAGTTAAAAGGTGAGGTGAATGGCATTACTGTCTTTGATGATTTTGCACACCACCCAACCGCGATTGAACTGACTATGGGTGGTCTGCGTAATAAAGTCGGCGATGCGAAAATCATTGCGGTGTTAGAACCTCGCTCAGCGACGATGAAGCGTGGCGTGCATAAAGAAACCTTAGCCGCGTCTTTACATCATGCTGATCAAGTCTTTTTATACCAACCGCCGGGTATCGAGTGGTCAGTACAAGATGTGGCAGAGCAATGCAGTCAACCAGCTTCTAGCAGCGACGACATTGATCAATTGGTGGCGCAAATCGTTGCTGCGGCTAAACCGGGTGATCATATTTTAGTGATGAGCAACGGCGGCTTTGAAGGTATTCATGGCAAGCTATTGGCTCAGTTAGCAGAACAGAGAGCTGAGTAA
- the fbp gene encoding class 1 fructose-bisphosphatase, producing MSGMRTLGEFIVEKQADFPHASGDLSSLLASIRLAAKIVNREINKAGLADITGSVGAENVQGEEQQKLDLYANEKFKAALEARDQVCGVASEEEDEAVAFNKELNKNAKYVVLMDPLDGSSNIDVNVSVGTIFSIYRRVSPIGTPPTEEDFLQPGNKQVAAGYVIYGSSTMLVYTTGNGVNGFTYDPSLGTFCLSHENMMIPKDGQIYSINEGNYIRFPQGVKKYIKYCQENDANTKRPYTSRYIGSLVADFHRNLLKGGIYLYPSTQSHPQGKLRLLYECNPMAFIIEQAGGSASDGVNRIMDLKPIELHQRVPFFVGSENMVNKVEEFLELYRDETK from the coding sequence ATGTCAGGAATGCGCACCCTTGGCGAATTTATCGTCGAGAAACAAGCAGACTTTCCGCACGCAAGTGGTGATCTTTCATCGCTACTGGCTTCTATCCGCTTAGCAGCAAAAATCGTGAACCGTGAAATCAACAAGGCTGGTCTTGCTGATATTACCGGTTCAGTCGGCGCCGAAAATGTTCAAGGCGAAGAACAACAGAAGCTCGATTTATACGCCAATGAAAAATTCAAAGCCGCATTGGAAGCTCGCGATCAAGTGTGTGGTGTGGCAAGTGAAGAAGAAGATGAAGCGGTTGCCTTTAACAAGGAACTGAACAAAAACGCAAAATATGTGGTGTTGATGGATCCTCTAGATGGGTCATCCAACATTGATGTCAATGTGTCAGTCGGCACGATTTTCTCGATCTATCGCCGCGTGTCACCGATTGGTACACCGCCGACCGAAGAAGACTTTTTACAACCGGGCAATAAGCAAGTTGCCGCGGGTTACGTCATCTACGGTTCATCAACCATGTTGGTGTATACGACAGGTAACGGTGTGAACGGTTTCACGTACGACCCTTCGCTTGGCACTTTCTGCTTATCACATGAGAACATGATGATTCCAAAAGATGGGCAGATTTACTCGATCAACGAAGGTAACTACATTCGTTTCCCACAAGGTGTGAAAAAGTATATCAAGTACTGCCAAGAAAACGATGCCAACACCAAACGTCCTTATACCTCACGATACATTGGCTCACTGGTAGCGGATTTCCACCGTAATTTGCTTAAAGGTGGTATCTATCTTTACCCAAGTACACAAAGCCACCCTCAAGGCAAGCTACGTTTACTTTATGAGTGCAACCCAATGGCATTTATTATCGAGCAAGCCGGTGGTAGCGCTTCTGATGGCGTCAATCGTATTATGGATTTGAAACCAATAGAGTTGCATCAACGTGTACCATTTTTCGTAGGTTCAGAAAACATGGTCAACAAAGTCGAAGAGTTTCTCGAACTCTATCGTGATGAAACAAAATGA
- the ppa gene encoding inorganic diphosphatase, translated as MSLNDVPAGKSLPDDLYVVIEIPANADPIKYEVDKDSGAVFVDRFMSAPMFYPCNYGYVNHTLSLDGDPVDVLVPTPYPLMPGSVIRCRPVGVLKMTDESGEDAKVVAVPHSKLSKEYEHIQDVGDLPELLKAQITHFFERYKELETGKWVKVDGWANAEAARQEILESYQRAQK; from the coding sequence ATGAGCTTAAATGACGTACCAGCAGGTAAATCACTTCCTGATGATCTCTATGTGGTGATTGAGATCCCTGCTAATGCTGATCCCATCAAATACGAAGTAGATAAAGACTCTGGCGCGGTATTTGTAGACCGTTTTATGTCTGCCCCGATGTTTTACCCTTGTAACTATGGTTACGTTAACCACACTCTGTCATTAGACGGTGACCCGGTTGATGTCTTAGTACCCACTCCATATCCATTAATGCCGGGATCTGTCATTCGCTGCCGCCCTGTTGGAGTACTAAAAATGACCGACGAATCTGGCGAAGATGCCAAAGTCGTCGCTGTACCACATAGCAAGCTTTCAAAAGAGTACGAGCATATTCAAGATGTGGGCGACCTACCAGAGTTGCTTAAAGCACAAATCACGCACTTCTTTGAGCGCTACAAAGAGTTGGAAACGGGTAAGTGGGTTAAAGTCGACGGTTGGGCAAATGCCGAAGCGGCGCGCCAAGAGATTCTAGAATCTTACCAGCGTGCGCAAAAATAA
- a CDS encoding DUF2799 domain-containing protein: MNWKLLAVTLLLVGCASVTPSLSNDPLAWQEFGQQQALDGQLMLSESKIVKHSLSGDVNSEQYKAYLDGYQMGQKTYCEQDARMLGTTGKPYRGICDDINPFFRSDYESTYFEL, from the coding sequence ATGAACTGGAAATTGTTAGCTGTTACATTGCTTTTAGTTGGTTGCGCGTCGGTCACGCCGTCTTTGTCTAATGATCCGTTGGCATGGCAAGAGTTTGGTCAACAGCAGGCGTTAGATGGTCAATTGATGCTGTCTGAGAGTAAAATTGTGAAGCACTCACTATCGGGTGATGTGAATTCAGAGCAGTACAAAGCCTATCTTGATGGTTACCAAATGGGGCAAAAAACTTACTGCGAGCAAGATGCGAGAATGCTCGGTACAACGGGTAAGCCGTATCGTGGTATCTGTGATGATATCAATCCGTTCTTCCGCTCTGACTATGAAAGCACGTATTTCGAGCTATAA
- a CDS encoding gamma-glutamylcyclotransferase, translated as MQHLVFVYGTLRQGESNHSFLSQAQFLGQHETPPEYALYDLGAYPAVVTGHQVIIGEVYLIDQGILKSLDELEDVPIEYRRELIETPYGQAWIYLYQDASQLDVLISSGNWCQRV; from the coding sequence ATGCAGCATCTGGTCTTTGTTTACGGCACTTTACGTCAAGGGGAAAGTAATCATTCGTTTCTTTCTCAGGCGCAGTTTTTAGGTCAGCATGAAACACCACCAGAATATGCCCTTTATGATCTTGGGGCCTATCCTGCCGTAGTAACAGGACATCAAGTGATCATCGGTGAGGTGTATCTTATTGATCAAGGTATATTAAAGTCGCTTGATGAGCTGGAAGATGTACCGATTGAATATCGTAGAGAGTTAATCGAGACCCCATATGGCCAAGCTTGGATATACTTATATCAAGATGCCTCGCAATTAGACGTACTCATCTCATCAGGAAACTGGTGTCAAAGAGTATAA
- a CDS encoding translocation/assembly module TamB domain-containing protein: MTKVVIKWSKWLSLFLLLIVLSLVVALGGLLFTQSGLGAVVWLADRFVPQLTIGDYQGRIFPSFTLRDVRYQDPQLHIDTSVNSLTLSTSVGCLAKPSICVDELAVQGVTFDLTSVAESTTEEPEATDNNSVLSTPVPLQITKATLDDINLNILGNHIDWESFATSLTWQGSQLTIHPTLLQSPHLSLAPSTPEPTSNAKAEDKATAIVLPEVVLPLSIDVAQLDINDFQLKQASPVIVNHLGLSARAHESKVEIAKLELVMPEVTASLFGDITLAQKYPLDATLNARLAIDPLQGQQLKLTATGSVEKLQLDAQLSKLISAKIDGQLQPLDPQLPFDVTLTQGNVQWPFKGTADYKAQIKRFSANGSLKGYQLGLNGAVQGQQIPDVALDLKGKGNLSQINLSNLSLKSLGGEVTGKGMVNWDAPLNWSADLVMSNIQPGLYWQQAEGNISGKLRTSGNLTGQGGWHVFVPMLDIDGMLRQYPLNIVGSLDVSDRKGKGIVSLNTPSLVLSHGPNSITAKGKLEQQWNMDIQLQLPELAKTVPELKGSALGSIQMSGKFAEPEVVMALDVNGIDWRNEVQVASAKLQADVVPLPAPHGNASLQVQGVNVQGNEIKTIDLQASGTEQAHEVTLDVNSPIVSTSLAISGSYTTSPAFNWVGQLQRMQFDTEQGEWRLEDATELGFDSATEQATVGAHCWRQKGASVCLDETIKVGQSGEAQLSINQFALKQVSMFLPEKTSLTGSLDGQVWAKWAQNQVPELKASLTMPKGNVTQQFDQPLVFGWESAKVNASIADNVLKADWMLDVTDNGDLSGEVTIPDMRVENKQIDGRLTLGRFNLDFLSPLVGEYSQLKSNIETDLKISGPLLHPQVNGQFVVDDVLLKGDISPIEVDSGRIAIDFTGYNAAVSAALKTPDGVLNVSGDGDWQDLAAWRSHVRVFADELKVVVPPMVKVKVIPDMTLTAGPHQASIDGKISLPWGRIVIDELPPSAVSVSKDLVLVDAQRKPIQEKSAVPFDFESNIRIDIGDDFKLSAFGLEGNLEGRLKVTQKNKGPFVTGEINIVNGEYSSFGQDLLISEGKILMNGPVDQPYVQITAIRNPENTQDDVTAGVKVVGPADEPTLTIFSNPTMPQANALSYLLRGQDIDGESGGNAMTTTLIGLSLAKSGKVVGEIGEAFGVQDLQLDTAGSGDDSQVTVSGYVLPGLQVKYGVGIFDSVGEFTVRYRLMKDLYLEAVSGLDSAVDLLYQFEFN, translated from the coding sequence ATGACCAAAGTGGTAATTAAGTGGTCAAAGTGGCTATCTTTATTTTTGTTATTGATTGTACTGAGCTTAGTGGTTGCTTTGGGCGGCTTGCTGTTTACTCAGTCGGGGCTCGGTGCGGTGGTTTGGCTTGCTGACCGTTTTGTACCGCAATTGACCATTGGTGATTATCAAGGTCGTATATTCCCTAGTTTTACTTTGCGCGATGTACGTTACCAAGATCCTCAATTGCACATTGATACATCGGTCAATTCACTGACATTAAGTACCAGTGTTGGTTGTTTAGCTAAACCCAGCATTTGCGTGGATGAGCTTGCAGTTCAAGGGGTGACGTTTGATTTAACTTCCGTTGCCGAATCGACGACGGAAGAGCCTGAGGCAACCGATAACAACAGTGTGCTTTCAACTCCGGTACCGCTACAAATCACGAAAGCGACACTTGATGATATCAATCTCAATATATTGGGTAACCATATCGATTGGGAGTCTTTTGCGACGAGTTTAACTTGGCAAGGCAGTCAGTTAACCATTCATCCGACGCTTCTGCAGAGCCCGCATCTCTCGTTGGCTCCGTCAACGCCTGAGCCAACTTCGAATGCCAAAGCAGAAGATAAAGCGACGGCAATTGTGTTACCAGAAGTGGTATTGCCGCTATCTATAGATGTCGCGCAGTTAGATATCAATGACTTTCAATTAAAACAGGCATCACCGGTGATTGTTAACCACCTCGGTCTATCGGCGCGTGCGCATGAGTCTAAGGTTGAGATTGCAAAGCTCGAATTAGTGATGCCAGAAGTCACCGCATCGTTATTCGGTGATATTACATTGGCGCAAAAATATCCGTTGGATGCCACCTTAAATGCTCGCTTAGCGATTGACCCATTGCAGGGGCAACAGCTTAAGCTCACTGCTACGGGGAGTGTTGAAAAGCTGCAGCTGGATGCGCAGCTAAGCAAGTTAATCTCTGCGAAGATAGATGGGCAATTGCAGCCGCTTGATCCCCAATTACCCTTCGATGTGACTTTAACTCAAGGTAATGTTCAGTGGCCGTTTAAAGGCACAGCCGACTACAAAGCGCAAATAAAGCGCTTTAGTGCTAACGGTTCATTAAAGGGGTATCAGCTTGGATTAAATGGAGCTGTGCAAGGTCAACAAATACCTGATGTTGCGCTCGACTTAAAAGGCAAAGGGAATCTCTCCCAAATCAATTTATCCAACTTATCGCTGAAATCACTAGGTGGTGAGGTAACGGGTAAAGGGATGGTCAACTGGGATGCGCCTCTCAATTGGAGCGCGGATTTGGTGATGTCCAATATTCAGCCTGGGCTTTATTGGCAGCAGGCAGAAGGCAATATTAGTGGCAAACTGCGGACGTCAGGAAATCTAACCGGACAAGGCGGTTGGCATGTATTTGTCCCGATGCTAGATATCGATGGCATGTTGCGCCAATACCCACTCAATATCGTTGGGTCACTAGATGTCTCTGATCGCAAAGGTAAAGGGATTGTTTCGCTTAACACACCGAGTTTGGTGTTATCTCATGGCCCTAATTCTATTACCGCTAAGGGTAAATTAGAGCAGCAGTGGAATATGGACATTCAGTTGCAACTGCCTGAGCTTGCTAAGACAGTGCCGGAATTGAAAGGGAGTGCGCTTGGTTCTATCCAAATGAGCGGTAAGTTCGCTGAACCAGAAGTTGTGATGGCATTGGATGTCAATGGCATCGATTGGCGTAATGAGGTGCAAGTTGCTTCTGCCAAGCTTCAAGCCGATGTGGTACCTCTGCCAGCACCGCATGGTAATGCGTCTTTGCAAGTGCAAGGTGTGAATGTTCAAGGCAATGAGATTAAGACGATTGACTTACAAGCATCCGGGACAGAGCAAGCGCATGAAGTGACGTTGGATGTGAATTCACCGATTGTTTCGACTAGTTTGGCTATCAGTGGCAGCTATACCACCAGTCCTGCTTTTAACTGGGTTGGCCAATTGCAACGCATGCAGTTTGATACTGAACAAGGGGAATGGCGTTTAGAGGACGCCACCGAGTTGGGCTTTGATAGCGCGACTGAGCAGGCAACAGTGGGCGCTCATTGTTGGCGACAAAAGGGCGCTTCGGTTTGTTTAGATGAAACGATCAAAGTGGGGCAAAGCGGTGAAGCTCAGCTTTCGATCAATCAATTTGCCTTGAAGCAAGTCAGTATGTTTTTGCCTGAGAAGACCAGTTTAACAGGATCGTTAGATGGTCAAGTCTGGGCAAAATGGGCACAAAATCAGGTACCAGAATTAAAAGCGTCGCTGACGATGCCTAAGGGCAACGTGACACAACAATTTGATCAACCGCTGGTCTTTGGTTGGGAAAGCGCCAAGGTCAATGCCTCTATCGCTGATAACGTATTGAAAGCGGATTGGATGCTCGATGTTACCGATAATGGCGATTTGAGTGGTGAGGTAACCATTCCAGATATGCGAGTGGAGAACAAACAAATTGATGGTCGTTTGACGCTTGGCCGTTTCAATCTTGATTTTCTCAGCCCGCTGGTGGGTGAATACAGTCAGCTCAAATCGAATATAGAAACGGATTTGAAGATATCTGGTCCGCTGTTACATCCACAAGTCAATGGTCAGTTTGTGGTTGATGATGTGCTGTTAAAAGGTGATATCTCTCCAATAGAGGTGGACTCTGGTCGAATTGCGATTGACTTCACCGGCTACAATGCAGCGGTCTCTGCGGCGTTGAAAACCCCCGATGGGGTTTTAAATGTCAGTGGTGATGGTGACTGGCAAGACCTCGCGGCGTGGCGCAGTCACGTACGAGTATTTGCCGATGAGCTAAAAGTCGTGGTACCACCGATGGTGAAAGTTAAAGTGATACCCGATATGACGCTGACAGCAGGCCCTCACCAAGCCTCGATTGATGGCAAAATTTCGCTACCGTGGGGGCGCATTGTCATTGATGAACTACCACCAAGTGCGGTGAGTGTGTCAAAAGACTTAGTGTTGGTTGATGCACAACGCAAACCGATCCAAGAAAAGAGCGCCGTGCCATTTGATTTCGAGAGCAATATTCGTATTGATATTGGTGATGATTTCAAATTATCGGCGTTTGGTCTGGAAGGTAACTTGGAAGGACGCTTGAAAGTTACCCAGAAAAACAAAGGTCCGTTTGTGACCGGTGAAATCAATATCGTTAATGGTGAATACTCTTCATTTGGTCAGGATTTGTTGATTTCCGAGGGTAAGATCTTAATGAATGGTCCAGTCGATCAGCCTTATGTACAGATTACCGCAATTCGTAACCCTGAGAACACACAGGATGACGTGACTGCCGGGGTGAAGGTGGTTGGGCCGGCTGATGAACCAACATTAACGATTTTCTCCAACCCAACCATGCCGCAGGCAAATGCTCTGTCATACCTATTGCGAGGCCAAGATATTGATGGTGAATCAGGTGGCAATGCGATGACGACCACCTTAATTGGTTTGAGTTTGGCGAAAAGCGGTAAAGTGGTTGGCGAGATCGGTGAAGCTTTTGGTGTGCAAGATCTACAATTAGATACAGCAGGATCGGGTGATGATTCACAGGTAACCGTGAGTGGTTATGTGCTTCCGGGGCTACAGGTTAAATATGGCGTTGGGATCTTTGATTCTGTCGGTGAATTTACCGTGCGTTATCGCTTAATGAAGGATCTCTATCTTGAAGCGGTATCGGGCTTAGATAGTGCGGTCGATCTGTTGTATCAGTTTGAATTTAACTAA
- a CDS encoding autotransporter assembly complex protein TamA, producing MIKKSLAIVTSSLLFASVAKASDIDLSIQGLKGSVKDNVDVYLSSIPKKEYDTSLRFQARLERSITEALNALGYYHPQFDFRTADDGGELIVKVTPGPPVLIEDLDIQFEGEAAQDKDFSNLVKNSGLKQGKRLNQGQYDALKSSIRNLALQKGYFEGDFKVSRLEVSPELNQAYIDMHYDSGIRYHFGQTMVTGSQIDLTRVHSLEPYKQGDPYLVTDIGEYNQNLSNTDWFSSVFVEPDLSYLGQGRELPIKVTLAPQARNQLETGLGYSTDVGVRGSLKWKKPWVNSRGHSFDSSFSLSKPEQTITASYRIPLEDVLNDYYRIQYGMKNVDNRDTKSIESNLALERHWTLDNGWHRTVFIRYLLENYEQGIQDDNAQFLLPGISFNRTRARGGAMPTWGDKQTLTLEYGNSKAMSETDVLRVIGGMSWIRSLGENHRGIFRIGGGANIVDDFDKLSPSLRFFAGGDNNLRGYGYESISPRDSSGALTGAKFVAVTSLEYNYRVTGNWWGAVFYDYGDAFNDKPDFKRGVGVGIRWASPVGPVRLDFAWGLDANPGDEFQIHFTLGPEL from the coding sequence ATGATAAAAAAGTCTTTAGCCATTGTTACGTCGTCGCTCTTGTTTGCAAGTGTGGCCAAGGCTAGTGACATCGATTTATCCATTCAAGGATTGAAAGGATCGGTTAAAGACAATGTGGATGTTTACCTTTCATCTATCCCTAAAAAAGAATATGACACCTCTCTGCGCTTTCAAGCGCGTTTAGAACGCAGTATTACCGAGGCTCTTAATGCGCTTGGTTACTATCACCCTCAATTTGATTTTCGCACCGCTGATGATGGCGGTGAGTTGATTGTAAAAGTCACACCGGGGCCTCCGGTGCTAATTGAAGATTTAGATATTCAGTTTGAAGGTGAGGCCGCGCAAGATAAGGACTTTAGCAATTTAGTCAAAAATAGTGGGTTAAAGCAGGGCAAGCGTTTAAATCAAGGGCAGTATGATGCGCTTAAATCAAGCATTCGTAATTTGGCTCTACAAAAAGGTTACTTTGAAGGTGACTTTAAAGTCAGTCGATTAGAAGTCTCTCCAGAGCTCAATCAAGCTTATATTGATATGCATTATGACAGCGGTATTCGCTATCACTTTGGCCAAACCATGGTTACGGGGAGCCAAATTGACCTAACGCGTGTGCATTCATTAGAGCCCTACAAACAAGGCGACCCATATTTGGTCACCGACATTGGAGAGTACAACCAAAACCTATCCAATACAGACTGGTTTTCTTCGGTATTTGTTGAGCCTGATTTGAGTTACTTGGGGCAGGGGCGTGAATTACCGATTAAGGTGACATTGGCTCCGCAAGCGCGTAACCAGCTAGAAACCGGTCTTGGTTATTCTACAGACGTTGGGGTACGTGGCTCGCTCAAATGGAAAAAACCGTGGGTGAATTCACGCGGCCACAGTTTTGATAGCAGTTTTTCACTGTCTAAGCCCGAGCAAACCATTACTGCCAGTTATCGTATTCCACTCGAAGACGTGTTGAATGACTACTATCGCATTCAGTACGGAATGAAGAATGTCGACAATCGAGATACCAAAAGTATTGAGTCTAATTTGGCGCTGGAACGCCATTGGACGCTAGATAATGGTTGGCACCGCACGGTGTTTATTCGTTATCTATTAGAAAACTATGAGCAAGGTATTCAAGATGATAATGCTCAATTCTTATTGCCGGGTATTTCATTTAACCGCACTCGAGCTCGTGGTGGAGCCATGCCAACATGGGGCGATAAACAGACCTTAACTTTGGAATACGGTAATTCAAAGGCGATGTCTGAAACAGATGTGCTGCGCGTGATAGGTGGCATGTCTTGGATTCGTAGTCTGGGTGAGAACCATCGAGGTATTTTCCGTATTGGTGGTGGTGCCAACATAGTGGATGATTTTGACAAGTTGTCGCCATCACTGCGTTTCTTTGCTGGTGGTGATAATAACCTGCGTGGTTATGGCTACGAGTCGATCTCTCCTCGTGATAGCAGCGGTGCGTTAACCGGTGCCAAGTTCGTGGCAGTCACGTCGTTAGAATACAACTATCGAGTCACGGGCAACTGGTGGGGTGCGGTGTTTTACGACTACGGTGATGCGTTTAACGATAAGCCGGATTTCAAACGCGGCGTCGGCGTGGGTATTCGCTGGGCATCACCGGTGGGGCCGGTGCGACTCGATTTCGCTTGGGGGCTAGATGCGAACCCAGGTGATGAATTCCAAATACATTTTACTTTAGGGCCTGAACTATGA